A window from Sus scrofa isolate TJ Tabasco breed Duroc chromosome 2, Sscrofa11.1, whole genome shotgun sequence encodes these proteins:
- the SNX32 gene encoding sorting nexin-32 isoform X4: MEEHQEAGKESKPSCASLNLQGDSSLQVEISDAVSERDKVKFTVQTKSCLPHFAQTEFSVVRLHEEFIWLHDAYVENEDYAGLIIPPAPPRPDFEASREKLQKLGEGDSSVTREEFAKMKQELEAEYLAIFKKTVAMHEVFLQRLAAHPTLRRDHNFFVFLEYGQDLSVRGKNRKELLGGFLRNIVKSADEALITGMSGLKEVDEFFEHERTFLLEYHPRIRDACLRADRVMHSHKCLADDYIPISAALSSLGTQEVNQLKMSFLKLAELFERLRKLEGRVASDQDLKLSDMLRYYTRDSQAAKDLLYRRLRALADYENASKALDKARTRNREVRAAESHQQLCCQRFERLSDSAKQELMDFKSRRVSSFRKNLVELAELELKHAKASTLLLRNTLVILKGEP, translated from the exons cCCTCCTGCGCATCCCTGAACCTGCAGGGGGACAGCTCCTTGCAGGTGGAGATCTCCGATGCAGTCAGCGAGCGGGACAAAGTGAAATTCACTGTTCAGACCAAG AGCTGCCTCCCTCACTTCGCCCAGACTGAGTTCTCAGTTGTGCGGCTGCATGAGGAGTTCATCTGGCTACACGACGCCTACGTGGAGAACGAGGACTACGCGGGTCTCATT ATCCCTCCAGCCCCTCCGAGGCCAGACTTTGAGGCTTCAAGGGAAAAGCTGCAGAAGTTGGGTGAGGGGGACAGCTCCGTCACCCGGGAAGAGTTTGCCAAAATGAAGCAGGAGCTGGAAGC GGAGTACCTGGCCATCTTCAAGAAGACCGTTGCGATGCACGAAGTCTTTCTGCAGCGCCTGGCGGCCCACCCCACCCTGCGTCGAGACCAcaacttctttgtctttttggaatATGGCCAGGAC CTGAGCGTCCGAGGAAAGAACAGGAAGGAGCTCCTTGGGGGGTTTCTGAGGAATATCGTGAAGTCCGCGGATGAAGCCCTCATCACGGGCATGTCAGGACTCAAG GAGGTGGATGAGTTCTTTGAGCATGAGAGGACCTTCCTGCTGGAGTACCACCCCCGCATCCGGGACGCCTGCCTGCGGGCAGACCGTGTCATGCACTCTCACAAGT GCCTGGCAGATGATTATATCCCTATCTCTGCTGCACTGAGCAGCCTGGGAACACAGGAAGTCAACCAGCTAAAGAT GAGCTTCCTCAAACTGGCAGAGCTCTTTGAACGGTTAAGG AAGCTGGAGGGCCGGGTGGCCTCTGACCAGGACCTGAAGCTGTCAGACATGCTGAGATACTACACGCGAGACTCACAGGCAGCCAAG GACCTGCTGTACCGGCGGCTTCGGGCGCTGGCCGACTACGAAAACGCCAGCAAGGCACTGGACAAGGCGCGCACCAGGAACCGGGAGGTGCGGGCCGCTGAGAGCCACCAGCAGCTGTGCTGCCAGCGCTTCGAACGCCTTTCCGACTCAGCCAAGCAGG AGCTCATGGACTTCAAGTCCCGCCGCGTCTCCTCCTTCCGCAAGAATCTTGTCGAGCTGGCGGAGCTGGAGCTCAAACATGCAAAG GCCAGCACCCTGCTTCTGCGGAACACCCTTGTCATCCTCAAAGGGGAGCCTTAG
- the SNX32 gene encoding sorting nexin-32 isoform X2, with protein sequence MEEHQEAGKESKPSCASLNLQGDSSLQVEISDAVSERDKVKFTVQTKSCLPHFAQTEFSVVRLHEEFIWLHDAYVENEDYAGLIIPPAPPRPDFEASREKLQKLGEGDSSVTREEFAKMKQELEAEYLAIFKKTVAMHEVFLQRLAAHPTLRRDHNFFVFLEYGQDLSVRGKNRKELLGGFLRNIVKSADEALITGMSGLKEVDEFFEHERTFLLEYHPRIRDACLRADRVMHSHKCLADDYIPISAALSSLGTQEVNQLKMSFLKLAELFERLRKLEGRVASDQDLKLSDMLRYYTRDSQAAKDLLYRRLRALADYENASKALDKARTRNREVRAAESHQQLCCQRFERLSDSAKQGKARGSGAPATGLPTLPGSPCLSSPELMDFKSRRVSSFRKNLVELAELELKHAKASTLLLRNTLVILKGEP encoded by the exons cCCTCCTGCGCATCCCTGAACCTGCAGGGGGACAGCTCCTTGCAGGTGGAGATCTCCGATGCAGTCAGCGAGCGGGACAAAGTGAAATTCACTGTTCAGACCAAG AGCTGCCTCCCTCACTTCGCCCAGACTGAGTTCTCAGTTGTGCGGCTGCATGAGGAGTTCATCTGGCTACACGACGCCTACGTGGAGAACGAGGACTACGCGGGTCTCATT ATCCCTCCAGCCCCTCCGAGGCCAGACTTTGAGGCTTCAAGGGAAAAGCTGCAGAAGTTGGGTGAGGGGGACAGCTCCGTCACCCGGGAAGAGTTTGCCAAAATGAAGCAGGAGCTGGAAGC GGAGTACCTGGCCATCTTCAAGAAGACCGTTGCGATGCACGAAGTCTTTCTGCAGCGCCTGGCGGCCCACCCCACCCTGCGTCGAGACCAcaacttctttgtctttttggaatATGGCCAGGAC CTGAGCGTCCGAGGAAAGAACAGGAAGGAGCTCCTTGGGGGGTTTCTGAGGAATATCGTGAAGTCCGCGGATGAAGCCCTCATCACGGGCATGTCAGGACTCAAG GAGGTGGATGAGTTCTTTGAGCATGAGAGGACCTTCCTGCTGGAGTACCACCCCCGCATCCGGGACGCCTGCCTGCGGGCAGACCGTGTCATGCACTCTCACAAGT GCCTGGCAGATGATTATATCCCTATCTCTGCTGCACTGAGCAGCCTGGGAACACAGGAAGTCAACCAGCTAAAGAT GAGCTTCCTCAAACTGGCAGAGCTCTTTGAACGGTTAAGG AAGCTGGAGGGCCGGGTGGCCTCTGACCAGGACCTGAAGCTGTCAGACATGCTGAGATACTACACGCGAGACTCACAGGCAGCCAAG GACCTGCTGTACCGGCGGCTTCGGGCGCTGGCCGACTACGAAAACGCCAGCAAGGCACTGGACAAGGCGCGCACCAGGAACCGGGAGGTGCGGGCCGCTGAGAGCCACCAGCAGCTGTGCTGCCAGCGCTTCGAACGCCTTTCCGACTCAGCCAAGCAGGGTAAGGCCCGCGGCTCTGGAGCCCCTGCCACTGGGCTGCCCACCCTGCCAGGGTCCCCATGCCTCTCCTCTCCAGAGCTCATGGACTTCAAGTCCCGCCGCGTCTCCTCCTTCCGCAAGAATCTTGTCGAGCTGGCGGAGCTGGAGCTCAAACATGCAAAG GCCAGCACCCTGCTTCTGCGGAACACCCTTGTCATCCTCAAAGGGGAGCCTTAG
- the SNX32 gene encoding sorting nexin-32 isoform X1, which translates to MEEHQEAGKESKPSCASLNLQGDSSLQVEISDAVSERDKVKFTVQTKSCLPHFAQTEFSVVRLHEEFIWLHDAYVENEDYAGLIIPPAPPRPDFEASREKLQKLGEGDSSVTREEFAKMKQELEAEYLAIFKKTVAMHEVFLQRLAAHPTLRRDHNFFVFLEYGQDLSVRGKNRKELLGGFLRNIVKSADEALITGMSGLKEVDEFFEHERTFLLEYHPRIRDACLRADRVMHSHKCLADDYIPISAALSSLGTQEVNQLKMSFLKLAELFERLRKLEGRVASDQDLKLSDMLRYYTRDSQAAKDLLYRRLRALADYENASKALDKARTRNREVRAAESHQQLCCQRFERLSDSAKQGQHPASAEHPCHPQRGALEPLEPALGPFVMSPPALPPQEPPARPHDLLGQAPPPAPRCQALQEDRAAWAPYLATGKQSPTWGGPGPLTSLLRG; encoded by the exons cCCTCCTGCGCATCCCTGAACCTGCAGGGGGACAGCTCCTTGCAGGTGGAGATCTCCGATGCAGTCAGCGAGCGGGACAAAGTGAAATTCACTGTTCAGACCAAG AGCTGCCTCCCTCACTTCGCCCAGACTGAGTTCTCAGTTGTGCGGCTGCATGAGGAGTTCATCTGGCTACACGACGCCTACGTGGAGAACGAGGACTACGCGGGTCTCATT ATCCCTCCAGCCCCTCCGAGGCCAGACTTTGAGGCTTCAAGGGAAAAGCTGCAGAAGTTGGGTGAGGGGGACAGCTCCGTCACCCGGGAAGAGTTTGCCAAAATGAAGCAGGAGCTGGAAGC GGAGTACCTGGCCATCTTCAAGAAGACCGTTGCGATGCACGAAGTCTTTCTGCAGCGCCTGGCGGCCCACCCCACCCTGCGTCGAGACCAcaacttctttgtctttttggaatATGGCCAGGAC CTGAGCGTCCGAGGAAAGAACAGGAAGGAGCTCCTTGGGGGGTTTCTGAGGAATATCGTGAAGTCCGCGGATGAAGCCCTCATCACGGGCATGTCAGGACTCAAG GAGGTGGATGAGTTCTTTGAGCATGAGAGGACCTTCCTGCTGGAGTACCACCCCCGCATCCGGGACGCCTGCCTGCGGGCAGACCGTGTCATGCACTCTCACAAGT GCCTGGCAGATGATTATATCCCTATCTCTGCTGCACTGAGCAGCCTGGGAACACAGGAAGTCAACCAGCTAAAGAT GAGCTTCCTCAAACTGGCAGAGCTCTTTGAACGGTTAAGG AAGCTGGAGGGCCGGGTGGCCTCTGACCAGGACCTGAAGCTGTCAGACATGCTGAGATACTACACGCGAGACTCACAGGCAGCCAAG GACCTGCTGTACCGGCGGCTTCGGGCGCTGGCCGACTACGAAAACGCCAGCAAGGCACTGGACAAGGCGCGCACCAGGAACCGGGAGGTGCGGGCCGCTGAGAGCCACCAGCAGCTGTGCTGCCAGCGCTTCGAACGCCTTTCCGACTCAGCCAAGCAGG GCCAGCACCCTGCTTCTGCGGAACACCCTTGTCATCCTCAAAGGGGAGCCTTAGAGCCACTGGAGCCTGCTCTGGGGCCTTTCGTGATGAgccccccagccctcccaccaCAGGAGCCACCAGCCAGGCCCCATGACCTCTTGGGGcaggccccaccccctgcccccaggtgcCAGGCCCTGCAAGAGGACAGGGCAGCATGGGCACCATACCTGGCCACAGGTAAGCAGAGCCCAACCTGGGGAGGCCCGGGGCCCCTGACCTCCCTCCTCAGGGGCTGA
- the SNX32 gene encoding sorting nexin-32 isoform X5, protein MEEHQEAGKESKIPPAPPRPDFEASREKLQKLGEGDSSVTREEFAKMKQELEAEYLAIFKKTVAMHEVFLQRLAAHPTLRRDHNFFVFLEYGQDLSVRGKNRKELLGGFLRNIVKSADEALITGMSGLKEVDEFFEHERTFLLEYHPRIRDACLRADRVMHSHKCLADDYIPISAALSSLGTQEVNQLKMSFLKLAELFERLRKLEGRVASDQDLKLSDMLRYYTRDSQAAKDLLYRRLRALADYENASKALDKARTRNREVRAAESHQQLCCQRFERLSDSAKQGQHPASAEHPCHPQRGALEPLEPALGPFVMSPPALPPQEPPARPHDLLGQAPPPAPRCQALQEDRAAWAPYLATGKQSPTWGGPGPLTSLLRG, encoded by the exons ATCCCTCCAGCCCCTCCGAGGCCAGACTTTGAGGCTTCAAGGGAAAAGCTGCAGAAGTTGGGTGAGGGGGACAGCTCCGTCACCCGGGAAGAGTTTGCCAAAATGAAGCAGGAGCTGGAAGC GGAGTACCTGGCCATCTTCAAGAAGACCGTTGCGATGCACGAAGTCTTTCTGCAGCGCCTGGCGGCCCACCCCACCCTGCGTCGAGACCAcaacttctttgtctttttggaatATGGCCAGGAC CTGAGCGTCCGAGGAAAGAACAGGAAGGAGCTCCTTGGGGGGTTTCTGAGGAATATCGTGAAGTCCGCGGATGAAGCCCTCATCACGGGCATGTCAGGACTCAAG GAGGTGGATGAGTTCTTTGAGCATGAGAGGACCTTCCTGCTGGAGTACCACCCCCGCATCCGGGACGCCTGCCTGCGGGCAGACCGTGTCATGCACTCTCACAAGT GCCTGGCAGATGATTATATCCCTATCTCTGCTGCACTGAGCAGCCTGGGAACACAGGAAGTCAACCAGCTAAAGAT GAGCTTCCTCAAACTGGCAGAGCTCTTTGAACGGTTAAGG AAGCTGGAGGGCCGGGTGGCCTCTGACCAGGACCTGAAGCTGTCAGACATGCTGAGATACTACACGCGAGACTCACAGGCAGCCAAG GACCTGCTGTACCGGCGGCTTCGGGCGCTGGCCGACTACGAAAACGCCAGCAAGGCACTGGACAAGGCGCGCACCAGGAACCGGGAGGTGCGGGCCGCTGAGAGCCACCAGCAGCTGTGCTGCCAGCGCTTCGAACGCCTTTCCGACTCAGCCAAGCAGG GCCAGCACCCTGCTTCTGCGGAACACCCTTGTCATCCTCAAAGGGGAGCCTTAGAGCCACTGGAGCCTGCTCTGGGGCCTTTCGTGATGAgccccccagccctcccaccaCAGGAGCCACCAGCCAGGCCCCATGACCTCTTGGGGcaggccccaccccctgcccccaggtgcCAGGCCCTGCAAGAGGACAGGGCAGCATGGGCACCATACCTGGCCACAGGTAAGCAGAGCCCAACCTGGGGAGGCCCGGGGCCCCTGACCTCCCTCCTCAGGGGCTGA
- the SNX32 gene encoding sorting nexin-32 isoform X6 codes for MEEHQEAGKESKSCLPHFAQTEFSVVRLHEEFIWLHDAYVENEDYAGLIIPPAPPRPDFEASREKLQKLGEGDSSVTREEFAKMKQELEAEYLAIFKKTVAMHEVFLQRLAAHPTLRRDHNFFVFLEYGQDLSVRGKNRKELLGGFLRNIVKSADEALITGMSGLKEVDEFFEHERTFLLEYHPRIRDACLRADRVMHSHKCLADDYIPISAALSSLGTQEVNQLKMSFLKLAELFERLRKLEGRVASDQDLKLSDMLRYYTRDSQAAKDLLYRRLRALADYENASKALDKARTRNREVRAAESHQQLCCQRFERLSDSAKQELMDFKSRRVSSFRKNLVELAELELKHAKASTLLLRNTLVILKGEP; via the exons AGCTGCCTCCCTCACTTCGCCCAGACTGAGTTCTCAGTTGTGCGGCTGCATGAGGAGTTCATCTGGCTACACGACGCCTACGTGGAGAACGAGGACTACGCGGGTCTCATT ATCCCTCCAGCCCCTCCGAGGCCAGACTTTGAGGCTTCAAGGGAAAAGCTGCAGAAGTTGGGTGAGGGGGACAGCTCCGTCACCCGGGAAGAGTTTGCCAAAATGAAGCAGGAGCTGGAAGC GGAGTACCTGGCCATCTTCAAGAAGACCGTTGCGATGCACGAAGTCTTTCTGCAGCGCCTGGCGGCCCACCCCACCCTGCGTCGAGACCAcaacttctttgtctttttggaatATGGCCAGGAC CTGAGCGTCCGAGGAAAGAACAGGAAGGAGCTCCTTGGGGGGTTTCTGAGGAATATCGTGAAGTCCGCGGATGAAGCCCTCATCACGGGCATGTCAGGACTCAAG GAGGTGGATGAGTTCTTTGAGCATGAGAGGACCTTCCTGCTGGAGTACCACCCCCGCATCCGGGACGCCTGCCTGCGGGCAGACCGTGTCATGCACTCTCACAAGT GCCTGGCAGATGATTATATCCCTATCTCTGCTGCACTGAGCAGCCTGGGAACACAGGAAGTCAACCAGCTAAAGAT GAGCTTCCTCAAACTGGCAGAGCTCTTTGAACGGTTAAGG AAGCTGGAGGGCCGGGTGGCCTCTGACCAGGACCTGAAGCTGTCAGACATGCTGAGATACTACACGCGAGACTCACAGGCAGCCAAG GACCTGCTGTACCGGCGGCTTCGGGCGCTGGCCGACTACGAAAACGCCAGCAAGGCACTGGACAAGGCGCGCACCAGGAACCGGGAGGTGCGGGCCGCTGAGAGCCACCAGCAGCTGTGCTGCCAGCGCTTCGAACGCCTTTCCGACTCAGCCAAGCAGG AGCTCATGGACTTCAAGTCCCGCCGCGTCTCCTCCTTCCGCAAGAATCTTGTCGAGCTGGCGGAGCTGGAGCTCAAACATGCAAAG GCCAGCACCCTGCTTCTGCGGAACACCCTTGTCATCCTCAAAGGGGAGCCTTAG
- the SNX32 gene encoding sorting nexin-32 isoform X3, with the protein MEEHQEAGKESKSCLPHFAQTEFSVVRLHEEFIWLHDAYVENEDYAGLIIPPAPPRPDFEASREKLQKLGEGDSSVTREEFAKMKQELEAEYLAIFKKTVAMHEVFLQRLAAHPTLRRDHNFFVFLEYGQDLSVRGKNRKELLGGFLRNIVKSADEALITGMSGLKEVDEFFEHERTFLLEYHPRIRDACLRADRVMHSHKCLADDYIPISAALSSLGTQEVNQLKMSFLKLAELFERLRKLEGRVASDQDLKLSDMLRYYTRDSQAAKDLLYRRLRALADYENASKALDKARTRNREVRAAESHQQLCCQRFERLSDSAKQGQHPASAEHPCHPQRGALEPLEPALGPFVMSPPALPPQEPPARPHDLLGQAPPPAPRCQALQEDRAAWAPYLATGKQSPTWGGPGPLTSLLRG; encoded by the exons AGCTGCCTCCCTCACTTCGCCCAGACTGAGTTCTCAGTTGTGCGGCTGCATGAGGAGTTCATCTGGCTACACGACGCCTACGTGGAGAACGAGGACTACGCGGGTCTCATT ATCCCTCCAGCCCCTCCGAGGCCAGACTTTGAGGCTTCAAGGGAAAAGCTGCAGAAGTTGGGTGAGGGGGACAGCTCCGTCACCCGGGAAGAGTTTGCCAAAATGAAGCAGGAGCTGGAAGC GGAGTACCTGGCCATCTTCAAGAAGACCGTTGCGATGCACGAAGTCTTTCTGCAGCGCCTGGCGGCCCACCCCACCCTGCGTCGAGACCAcaacttctttgtctttttggaatATGGCCAGGAC CTGAGCGTCCGAGGAAAGAACAGGAAGGAGCTCCTTGGGGGGTTTCTGAGGAATATCGTGAAGTCCGCGGATGAAGCCCTCATCACGGGCATGTCAGGACTCAAG GAGGTGGATGAGTTCTTTGAGCATGAGAGGACCTTCCTGCTGGAGTACCACCCCCGCATCCGGGACGCCTGCCTGCGGGCAGACCGTGTCATGCACTCTCACAAGT GCCTGGCAGATGATTATATCCCTATCTCTGCTGCACTGAGCAGCCTGGGAACACAGGAAGTCAACCAGCTAAAGAT GAGCTTCCTCAAACTGGCAGAGCTCTTTGAACGGTTAAGG AAGCTGGAGGGCCGGGTGGCCTCTGACCAGGACCTGAAGCTGTCAGACATGCTGAGATACTACACGCGAGACTCACAGGCAGCCAAG GACCTGCTGTACCGGCGGCTTCGGGCGCTGGCCGACTACGAAAACGCCAGCAAGGCACTGGACAAGGCGCGCACCAGGAACCGGGAGGTGCGGGCCGCTGAGAGCCACCAGCAGCTGTGCTGCCAGCGCTTCGAACGCCTTTCCGACTCAGCCAAGCAGG GCCAGCACCCTGCTTCTGCGGAACACCCTTGTCATCCTCAAAGGGGAGCCTTAGAGCCACTGGAGCCTGCTCTGGGGCCTTTCGTGATGAgccccccagccctcccaccaCAGGAGCCACCAGCCAGGCCCCATGACCTCTTGGGGcaggccccaccccctgcccccaggtgcCAGGCCCTGCAAGAGGACAGGGCAGCATGGGCACCATACCTGGCCACAGGTAAGCAGAGCCCAACCTGGGGAGGCCCGGGGCCCCTGACCTCCCTCCTCAGGGGCTGA